The DNA region ATGTCAGATACGAATCTCTATGAATCATCATCACTCCCTTCTggtaaatttatcatttttcttgtttaacTTATGGAAATTctctagctttttttttttatttgatgtgGGTTATGTTTGTAACTTTGTGTGTTTTTGCTTCTCAGAACCTCCTGATATAGCCAATTGGTTTTCTAGCTATGCCTATGAATCACCGCCCGTCCTGGATACAAATGATGCTCTCTACTTTTCGGTTGGTGGAGAAGATAGTGAATGTGTAAAGGAGACtcaagcagaagaagaagaagaaattggAGGAAAATATGTTTGTCCTAGTTTGTTTGACCAACAACAACTTGTCTCTTCTGCAAAGGTACTGACTTTCCTATGATTATCTTATATGACTCTTCTTATGTTTCTTTTAGCTCTCTAATGCTTATTTCTCACGAATTAGGTTACAGATTTCTCTCAGTCTCAGCATCTTCTTTCAggttggttaaaaaaaaaactaaagtttatTTGGTACATAGAGAGTAAGTCATTACCGTTTCTGCTTTCTGAACATGGTGTTATAATAATTGAATCTTTTATCAGAGCCTCCTGATGTTGGAAACTGGTTTTCAAGCTATGAGTACCAATCTCCTCACCTTTCAGACACTCATGAACTTGAATTCTGTTCTCCTGAGCTAATCGTTGAGGAGAGTGACACTGAGGGAGATAATAGTTCTGGTATTTTCCGGAAAACTAAGAGCAAGCAAGACACTATTATTGCTCCTGACTGCTTAAAATCAAATGACTGCAATGAAAGCATGGCCACAGACACGGTAAAGCGAATCCTTCTTGAACCCTTGTAGTTCAAAGAAAGAGACTTGTGTGGATCACGTATCCAGTCCTCCTCATTGACTGACACTTTTCTCGATTTGTACATGTTAGGAGGTCTCTGCATATTCAAACCAAGAAAGGAAAAATAAGTCAACGGTTAGTTTGTTCAGTGCCTCAACCAGAGAAGTGGGACAAGAAGCATTGTTCTGTGAAATGAAAGACGAGCCAAGCTTTAGCCACTCGGGAGTTTCTTCTTGTTATAACCCAAAACCACAATCGTTGGCTTATTTACAGGAGGAGCTGAGaccaaaagaaaatgatcaTGAAACCATTTCCACTAGCTCCAGCATGCAAAAGACTGCTGAAAAGGAAGAAAACCTAGAGTCAGTAGGATCAGATGGCAAGGAAAATTTAGAGGGAAAAAGCACTGAGACTGGATTTGTGACGATGAAAAAGGCCAGATTTAGAGACCAAAGTTCCATGACGAGACCAATCAGAGGAGTTCTGGGGGAGTGCTCAAGAAGTAAAGAGTTAACGAAGATggcaacagaagaagaagaagaaagaaagaagaagagaagagtttTGGGTGAAATGTCGAATCATCAGCTTGTAGGAGGAGAGGAGATTGCAGGGAAATGGAGTTGCCCTCAGAAAAAGAAAGGGAGATCAGGTCCGCCATTGAAACAGCTTCGGCTTGATGCGTGGATGCGTAAAGTCTGAGTCTttgtggaggaggaggaagcttCACCAACAAATAATGTGTATTATATACTCTCTATTCCATTCTTTCCCTCTCTTTTCATAACTTGGTAGATAACATAAACCGGATCAGACCGGATTCAATTTAGTTAgatcctttctttctttctttctaccGGAAccgtaaaaaaaagaaagactgaGAATCAGATCGAAGAACTTTGGTTGGATAAGCATTGACCAGTGCGGACTGACAGAACCGGAATGTTAAAGACTGTCACTTTCAAGCTTAACAGGGCAAAATAAgatttctaaaagaaaaatcaaaacttttgaagTGTTGACGAGTCAGAGACACGGTGAAGATGAGCTTCGTCAAGTATCTCCGCCGTCACAGTTTGCTCCAGTTAGCCGGGA from Raphanus sativus cultivar WK10039 chromosome 8, ASM80110v3, whole genome shotgun sequence includes:
- the LOC108820611 gene encoding uncharacterized protein LOC108820611 isoform X3, with amino-acid sequence MSDTNLYESSSLPSEPPDIANWFSSYAYESPPVLDTNDALYFSVGGEDSECVKETQAEEEEEIGGKYVCPSLFDQQQLVSSAKVTDFSQSQHLLSEPPDVGNWFSSYEYQSPHLSDTHELEFCSPELIVEESDTEGDNSSGIFRKTKSKQDTIIAPDCLKSNDCNESMATDTEVSAYSNQERKNKSTVSLFSASTREVGQEALFCEMKDEPSFSHSGVSSCYNPKPQSLAYLQEELRPKENDHETISTSSSMQKTAEKEENLESVGSDGKENLEGKSTETGFVTMKKARFRDQSSMTRPIRGVLGECSRSKELTKMATEEEEERKKKRRVLGEMSNHQLVGGEEIAGKWSCPQKKKGRSGPPLKQLRLDAWMRKV
- the LOC108820611 gene encoding uncharacterized protein LOC108820611 isoform X2 produces the protein MEEVHSAAEPHGCSDSPFTISQPPDIKNWFSSYVYESLALTSVREEDKCILGADKDHKPINKNMSDTNLYESSSLPSEPPDIANWFSSYAYESPPVLDTNDALYFSVGGEDSECVKETQAEEEEEIGGKYVCPSLFDQQQLVSSAKVTDFSQSQHLLSEPPDVGNWFSSYEYQSPHLSDTHELEFCSPELIVEESDTEGDNSSGIFRKTKSKQDTIIAPDCLKSNDCNESMATDTEVSAYSNQERKNKSTVSLFSASTREVGQEALFCEMKDEPSFSHSGVSSCYNPKPQSLAYLQEELRPKENDHETISTSSSMQKTAEKEENLESVGSDGKENLEGKSTETGFVTMKKARFRDQSSMTRPIRGVLGECSRSKELTKMATEEEEERKKKRRVLGEMSNHQLVGGEEIAGKWSCPQKKKGRSGPPLKQLRLDAWMRKV
- the LOC108820611 gene encoding uncharacterized protein LOC108820611 isoform X1 is translated as MEEVHSAAEPHGCSDSPFTISQPPDIKNWFSSYVYESLALTSVREEDKCILGADKDHKPINKNVRQMSDTNLYESSSLPSEPPDIANWFSSYAYESPPVLDTNDALYFSVGGEDSECVKETQAEEEEEIGGKYVCPSLFDQQQLVSSAKVTDFSQSQHLLSEPPDVGNWFSSYEYQSPHLSDTHELEFCSPELIVEESDTEGDNSSGIFRKTKSKQDTIIAPDCLKSNDCNESMATDTEVSAYSNQERKNKSTVSLFSASTREVGQEALFCEMKDEPSFSHSGVSSCYNPKPQSLAYLQEELRPKENDHETISTSSSMQKTAEKEENLESVGSDGKENLEGKSTETGFVTMKKARFRDQSSMTRPIRGVLGECSRSKELTKMATEEEEERKKKRRVLGEMSNHQLVGGEEIAGKWSCPQKKKGRSGPPLKQLRLDAWMRKV